The Podospora bellae-mahoneyi strain CBS 112042 chromosome 7, whole genome shotgun sequence genome includes a window with the following:
- the DRS1 gene encoding nucleolar DEAD-box protein required for synthesis of 60S ribosomal subunit (COG:A; EggNog:ENOG503NXAQ) produces MAPVQKKRKTVDDDFILTISDNEEIPNEEEDVEVAAAAARPKKKTKTVKKEKKGKKGKKQQRQEGEDEEEEEEKDDKEAVWDDGAMDSDFEFALEGVNDFGEEFDGAWGFDDAKKNMLKGGENKVMVDLDAIIERRRAKKEAKAGKKKEKEEEVEEEDEEMAEVDLDDDDDEVLAEDGFGMGVGSDVEEEEAEEPKDGSDSEDEDEEKDGEADDDDDAASDNDSVATPINHPDDEKDSESENDEEDAEEAAKRKEFFADEDDVKQEKGVHSSFLDMSLSRPILKGLNSVGFTKPTPIQSKTIPIALMGKDVVGGAVTGSGKTGAFLVPILERLLYRSKKVATTRVVILAPTRELAIQCHAVGVKLASHTDIKFCLAVGGLSLKVQEQELRLRPDVVIATPGRFIDHMRNSASFAVETVEILVLDEADRMLEDGFADELNEILTTLPKSRQTMLFSATMTSSVDRLIRAGLNKPVRIQVDSQKKTASNLRQEFVRLRPGREKKRMGYLVHICKTLYTERVIIFFRQKKIAHETRIIFGLLGMSCAELHGSMNQAQRIASVEAFRDGKVNFLLATDLASRGLDIKGVDTVINYEAPQNLEIYIHRIGRTARAGRSGVALTLAAEPDRKVVKAAVRAGKAQGAKITSRIIEASDADKWQDQIDEMEGEIKEIMQEEKEEKQLQQVEMQVKKGENMIKYEEEIASRPKRTWFETQDDKRAAKLAGREELNGIREQLKKKSQGKLSNKDKKKLDAKQEMKEGRTWKKGKEERAGKGAVLNLSKVKKPKTKGPAGKKSFKRR; encoded by the exons TGGGATGATGGCGCTATGGATTCCGACTTTGAGTTTGCGCTCGAAGGTGTGAACGACTTTGGGGAAGAATTCGACGGCGCATGGGGTTTTGACGATGCGAAGAAGAATATGCTCAAGGGGGGCGAGAATAAGGTTATGGTTGATTTGGATGCTATCattgagaggaggagggcgaagaaggaggccaaggctgggaagaagaaggagaaggaggaggaagtggaagaagaggatgaggagatggcgGAAGTGGAccttgacgacgatgatgatgaggtgttGGCGGAGGATGGCTTTGGTATGGGCGTGGGGTctgatgtcgaggaggaggaggcggaggagccAAAAGACGGTTCCGAttctgaggatgaggacgaggagaaggatggcgaggccgacgacgacgacgatgctGCTTCGGACAATGACTCGGTCGCGACACCCATCAATCACCCCGACGACGAGAAAGACTCGGAATCCGAAaacgatgaagaagatgccgaggaggctgctaaGAGGAAAGAGTTCTTTGCTGATGAGGACGACGTCAAGCAAGAAAAGGGCGTCCACAGTTCCTTCCTCGACATGTCGCTTTCCCGTCCTATTCTCAAGGGTCTGAACTCGGTCGGATTCACAAAGCCCACGCCAATTCAGTCCAAGACAATACCAATCGCGCTCATGGGCAAGGATGTTGTCGGTGGTGCCGTGACTGGTTCCGGTAAAACGGGTGCCTTCCTCGTACCTATTCTCGAGCGTCTTCTCTACCGGTCAAAGAAGGTTGCGACAACCAGAGTCGTCATTTTGGCGCCAACGCGTGAATTGGCCATTCAGTGCCACGCTGTCGGTGTCAAGCTGGCATCGCACACAGACATCAAGTTCTGTCTGGCTGTTGGTGGTCTTAGTTTGAAGGTTCAAGAACAGGAGCTGCGCCTGAGACCTGATGTGGTCATCGCCACCCCTGGTCGCTTCATTGATCATATGCGCAACTCTGCCAGCTTTGCTGTTGAGACTGTCGAGATTCTGGTGCTTGATGAGGCCGACAGAATGCTCGAAGACGGGTTCGCGGATGAACTGAACGAaattctcaccaccctccccaagtCGAGGCAAACGATGCTCTTCTCGGCCACCATGACATCGTCCGTTGACAGGCTCATTCGTGCCGGTCTTAACAAGCCTGTCCGCATCCAGGTTGATTCTCAAAAGAAGACTGCCAGCAACCTCAGACAAGAGTTTGTGCGGTTGCGGCCGGGCCGTGAGAAGAAGCGTATGGGATACCTGGTACACATTTGCAAGACCCTTTACACAGAGCGCGTCATTATTTTCTTCAGGCAAAAGAAGATTGCGCACGAGACTCGCATCATCTTTGGTCTTTTAGGCATGAGCTGCGCAGAGCTTCACGGCAGCATGAACCAAGCACAG CGTATTGCTAGTGTTGAAGCATTCAGAGACGGCAAGGTCAATTTCCTTTTAGCTACAGATTTGGCCTCTCGTGGTTTGGATATCAAGGGTGTTGACACTGTCATCAACTACGAAGCCCCTCAAAACTTGGAAATCTACATCCATCGTATCGGTCGTACTGCCCGTGCGGGTCGTAGCGGTGTTGCCCTCACGCTGGCAGCCGAGCCCGACCGCAAGGTTGTCAAGGCGGCTGTCAGGGCCGGCAAGGCTCAGGGCGCAAAGATTACCAGCAGAATCATCGAGGCATCTGATGCCGACAAGTGGCAAGATCAGATTGACGAGATGGAGggcgagatcaaggagatcatgcaggaagagaaggaggagaagcaacTTCAACAAGTGGAGATGCAGGTCAAGAAGGGTGAGAACATGATCAAGTACGAAGAGGAGATCGCCTCGCGACCCAAGCGTACATGGTTCGAGACCCAGGATGACAAGAGAGCCGCCAAACTTGCGGGCCGCGAAGAGCTCAACGGCATAAGGGAAcagctcaagaagaagagccaAGGCAAGCTGAGCAACAAGGATAAGAAGAAACTCGATGCCAAGCAAGAAATGAAGGAAGGCAGGACAtggaagaagggcaaggaaGAGAGGGCTGGAAAGGGGGCGGTCCTGAACCTTTCCAAGGtgaagaagcccaagacgaAGGGGCCGGCTGGCAAGAAGTCATTCAAGAGGAGGTAG
- a CDS encoding hypothetical protein (EggNog:ENOG503NTW2; BUSCO:EOG09260OLB; COG:S) — MASRHGYNYNYAPNPSGYGSGGEVGPPREAGARRKKLAAFAGSVYRAGAAAASEIKEQYNNTRIRNVESMDASQYSIPGSFPDVKIIHKGEEQMVLFPTYAKKHVKGAGKHPPGHVVVQTQPQQQQTRDGQSQGQNQERFWKDEWDKNADDNAVVDVDIRGWIYMPNTGPMTRRNRMVIGLARRLSGIPPPTTSQGSSSAEEHEQMKEEKRIAEEAKRIEKQGREEEEVATRGGYSEGPDRSDSARGPRTAARRTASNSPPPSPPLPARTNTGGPADLTEAELAVANANLMARIGPFMTTPLVQHPITLFFYNDTRSRSRTIQTDDSGHFIVRVFLDFVPTHVRVLASENISATNPIEIIDSTGVSLISDVDDTIKRSNIGMGAREIFRNTFIRDLADLTVPGVTEWYHTMHDLGVQLHYCSNSPWQLFPVLATFFHMAGLPQGSIHLKHYSGMLQGIFEPVAERKKGTLEAILRDFPERRFILVGDSGEADLEVYTDLAVQNPGRVLGIFIRDVTTPDELGFFDSGFKLDSDQRSTLRATRARIEQQSEPRNEEARPQLPPRTSASSAGSRGPVEGTLIDFSDDSTQVSPSQSRRESNQERPRTAVPSSELPLRKAPPPRPAKPDALRSASASDTAASSRDSPASAPNPRVHALSVSSGSRPPITSTASSPAASRDRTTPPPPPPPRRSGTGSSTQSLPQAQHPVKRANASFDGIIHSNSSSQGSLTPPNVPPNNAAAALNKKVDMWLRRLAQAHETLDGMGVPLYTWRRGEDVTKEAEGIVKEALKEAHKR; from the coding sequence ATGGCGTCACGTCATGGTTACAACTATAATTACGCCCCCAACCCTAGCGGCTATGGTAGcggtggcgaggttggacCGCCACGGGAGGCTGGTGCCCGGCGGAAGAAATTAGCTGCCTTTGCTGGGAGTGTATATCGCgcgggtgctgctgctgcgtcggagatcaaggagcagTACAACAACACCCGGATACGGAATGTGGAGTCTATGGATGCGAGCCAGTACTCTATTCCTGGGTCGTTTCCCGATGTCAAGATCATTCacaagggggaggagcagatgGTGCTTTTTCCTACTTATGCAAAGAAGCATGTGAAGGGAGCTGGAAAACACCCGCCTGGTCATGTGGTGGTTCAGACacaaccgcagcagcagcagactAGGGATGGGCAGTCTCAGGGGCAAAATCAGGAACGGTTTTGGAAGGATGAGTGGGATAAGAATGCCGACGATAACGCGGTCGTGGACGTTGACATCAGGGGTTGGATATATATGCCCAACACGGGACCGATGACCAGAAGAAATCGCATGGTGATTGGTcttgccaggaggctcaGTGGCAttccaccaccgacgacaTCGCAGGGAAGTTCGTCAGCCGAGGAGCATGAGCAGatgaaagaagagaagagaatcGCAGAAGAGGCAAAGAGGATTGAGAAGCAGGgcagagaggaagaggaggttgcgACAAGAGGGGGCTACAGCGAGGGTCCAGACCGAAGTGACTCGGCCCGGGGGCCACGAACTGCAGCCCGTAGGACAGCCTCGAActccccgccaccatcaccaccattgccGGCAAGGACGAATACGGGAGGGCCAGCCGACCTGACAGAGGCTGAGCTGGCAGTGGCCAATGCGAACCTCATGGCGCGAATAGGACCGTTCATGACGACGCCTCTTGTCCAGCATCCAATCACACTCTTCTTCTACAACGATACTCGATCGAGATCTCGTACGATACAAACAGATGACTCGGGGCATTTCATTGTCCGTGTGTTTCTGGACTTTGTGCCCACCCATGTTAGGGTACTGGCGAGTGAAAACATCTCGGCGACAAATCCCATCGAGATTATCGATTCTACCGGTGTAAGCTTGATCAGCGATGTGGACGACACAATCAAACGCTCCAATATTGGCATGGGAGCTCGCGAGATCTTCCGTAACACTTTCATTCGAGATTTGGCGGATTTGACTGTTCCTGGAGTCACCGAGTGGTATCATACTATGCACGATCTTGGGGTCCAGTTGCATTACTGCTCCAACAGTCCATGGCAATTGTTTCCGGTACTTGCGACCTTCTTCCACATGGCTGGGCTGCCACAGGGCTCTATACACCTGAAGCACTACAGCGGGATGTTGCAAGGAATTTTTGAACCAGTGGCGGAGAGGAAAAAGGGGACACTCGAGGCTATCTTGCGAGACTTTCCTGAAAGGAGGTTCATCCTAGTAGGCGACAGCGGTGAGGCTGATCTCGAGGTCTATACCGACCTTGCAGTCCAGAATCCTGGGCGCGTGCTGGGTATCTTCATTCGCGATGTCACTACCCCTGACGAGCTTGGCTTTTTTGACTCTGGGTTCAAGCTTGACAGTGACCAGCGGAGTACACTAAGGGCTACTCGAGCGAGGATTGAACAGCAAAGTGAGCCCAGAAATGAGGAAGCACGGCCGCAATTGCCTCCCCGAACGTCAGCCTCATCTGCGGGATCTAGAGGGCCTGTGGAAGGGACCTTGATCGACTTCTCCGATGACTCAACTCAGGTCAGCCCTAGCCAAAGCCGCAGAGAAAGTAACCAGGAGAGGCCGAGAACGGCGGTGCCTTCATCAGAACTTCCCCTCCGTaaggcaccaccacctcggcctGCCAAACCTGATGCTTTGAGGAGCGCCTCGGCATCAGACACAGCTGCTAGCTCGCGGGACAGCCCTGCTTCTGCACCCAACCCCCGTGTTCACGCATTATCTGTGTCGAGCGGCTCTCGACCACCAATCACCAGTACCGCTAGTTCTCCTGCTGCTAGCCGTGATAGaacgacaccaccgccacctcccccacctaGGCGAAGTGGGACGGGATCGAGTACGCAGAGTCTGCCGCAAGCGCAACATCCAGTGAAGCGAGCCAATGCGAGTTTTGATGGAATTATTCACTCTAATTCCTCTAGCCAAGGATCACTGACGCCTCCGAATGTTCCACCAAACAACGCGGCAGCTGCTTTGAACAAGAAGGTGGACATGTGGCTAAGGCGGTTGGCACAAGCTCATGAAACactggatgggatgggagtgCCGCTGTACACGTGGAGAAGAGGCGAGGATGTAAccaaggaggcggagggtaTTGTGAAGGAGGCACTGAAGGAGGCCCATAAAAGATAG